A section of the Pseudomonas flavescens genome encodes:
- a CDS encoding OprD family porin, translating into MTPRKIISLGLIGAGSMALALPFAAQAEGFVDDAKVSLNLRNFYINRNFTNPANAQSKAEEWTQSFILDARSGYTPGVVGFGVDALGMLSVKLDGGGGTYGTGLLPRHDDGRPADDYGRLALAAKAKISETELKVGEWMPVLPILRADDGRSLPQTLRGGQVTSNEITGLTLYGGQFRQNSERNNASMEDLIYAGAASDRFNFVGGEYKFNGDRTLIGLWGAELKDIYEQQYVQLTHSQPIGDWTLGANLGYFQGEDDGSAKAGKLDNKVYSGLFSAKYGSNTVYVGLQKVSGDTGWMRVSGTSGGTLANDSYNSSYDNAKEKSWQVRHDFNFAGVGVPGLTLMNRYISGSNVHVGTTDDGKEWGRETELAYVIQSGAFKNLSMRWRNASIRRDYSANEFDENRLIFNYPLSIL; encoded by the coding sequence ATGACACCACGCAAGATCATCTCGCTGGGCCTCATCGGCGCAGGCAGCATGGCCCTCGCCCTGCCCTTCGCAGCCCAGGCCGAAGGTTTCGTCGACGACGCCAAGGTTTCCCTGAACCTGCGCAACTTCTACATCAACCGGAACTTCACCAACCCGGCCAACGCCCAGAGCAAGGCCGAAGAGTGGACGCAGAGCTTCATCCTCGATGCGCGCTCCGGTTACACCCCTGGCGTGGTCGGCTTCGGTGTCGATGCCCTGGGCATGCTCTCGGTCAAGCTCGACGGCGGTGGCGGCACCTACGGCACCGGCCTGCTGCCGCGCCATGACGATGGTCGCCCGGCGGATGACTACGGTCGCCTGGCCCTGGCTGCCAAAGCCAAGATCTCCGAGACCGAACTGAAGGTCGGCGAGTGGATGCCAGTGCTGCCGATCCTGCGTGCCGACGATGGTCGTTCCCTGCCGCAGACCCTGCGTGGTGGCCAGGTCACGTCCAACGAGATCACCGGCCTGACCCTGTATGGCGGTCAGTTCCGTCAGAACAGCGAGCGTAACAACGCGAGCATGGAAGACCTGATCTACGCAGGTGCCGCTTCCGACCGCTTCAACTTCGTCGGTGGCGAATACAAGTTCAATGGCGACCGCACCCTGATCGGCCTGTGGGGCGCGGAACTCAAGGATATCTACGAGCAGCAGTACGTACAGCTGACCCACAGCCAGCCGATCGGCGACTGGACACTGGGCGCCAACCTCGGCTACTTCCAGGGCGAAGACGATGGCTCGGCCAAAGCCGGCAAGCTGGACAACAAGGTCTACTCCGGCCTGTTCTCCGCCAAGTACGGCAGCAACACCGTCTACGTCGGCCTGCAGAAGGTCAGCGGCGACACCGGCTGGATGCGCGTTTCGGGCACCAGCGGCGGTACCCTGGCCAACGACAGCTACAACTCCAGCTACGACAACGCCAAGGAGAAATCCTGGCAGGTACGTCATGACTTCAACTTCGCCGGTGTGGGCGTTCCTGGCCTGACCCTGATGAACCGTTACATCAGCGGCAGCAACGTGCATGTGGGCACCACCGACGATGGCAAGGAATGGGGCCGTGAAACCGAGCTGGCCTACGTGATCCAGAGCGGCGCGTTCAAGAACCTGAGCATGCGCTGGCGCAACGCGAGCATCCGTCGCGACTACAGCGCCAACGAGTTCGACGAGAACCGCCTGATCTTCAACTACCCGCTATCGATCCTGTAA
- a CDS encoding class I SAM-dependent methyltransferase encodes MTPANLDFLHQHLSRALDDAPAHTLRLFHGRGRCWEGLEHITVDWLQGIVLVCLFREPPANELEALQTMLLQVSQSGGWQRSQAHSLLLQHRYQTDSPMQCLVGELPEEWIIEEDGLRFLLDLGRKQNTGLFLDMRLGRRWVRENASGQRILNLFAYTCGFSIAALAGGAEHVVNLDMAKAALSRGRDNHRLNGHDLSRVSFLGHELFKSWGKVKRHGPYDLIIIDPPSFQKGSFALTRDYQKILRKLPELLSAEGRVLACVNDPNIGSDFLIAGMASEAPELRFERRLENPAEFPDAQAEGGLKAMLFSRS; translated from the coding sequence ATGACCCCTGCCAATCTGGATTTTCTCCACCAGCACCTCAGCCGTGCGCTCGATGACGCACCGGCGCACACCCTGCGCCTGTTCCATGGCCGTGGTCGTTGCTGGGAAGGGCTCGAACACATCACCGTCGACTGGCTGCAGGGCATCGTGCTGGTGTGCCTGTTCAGGGAGCCGCCGGCCAATGAACTCGAGGCCCTGCAGACGATGTTGCTGCAAGTGAGCCAGTCCGGCGGATGGCAGCGCAGCCAGGCCCACAGCCTGCTGCTGCAGCATCGCTATCAGACCGACAGCCCGATGCAGTGTCTGGTGGGCGAGTTGCCCGAAGAGTGGATCATCGAGGAAGACGGCCTGCGCTTTCTTCTCGACCTGGGTCGCAAGCAGAACACCGGGCTGTTTCTCGATATGCGCCTGGGCCGCCGCTGGGTACGCGAGAATGCCAGCGGCCAGCGGATACTCAACCTGTTCGCCTATACCTGCGGATTCTCCATCGCGGCACTCGCTGGTGGTGCCGAGCATGTGGTCAACTTGGACATGGCCAAGGCGGCGCTGAGCCGCGGCCGTGACAACCATCGCCTCAACGGCCATGACCTGAGCCGGGTCAGCTTTCTGGGCCACGAGCTGTTCAAGTCATGGGGCAAGGTAAAACGCCACGGCCCCTATGATCTGATCATCATCGACCCGCCCTCCTTCCAGAAGGGCAGCTTCGCCCTCACCCGCGACTACCAGAAAATTCTCCGCAAGCTCCCCGAGCTGCTCAGTGCCGAAGGCCGCGTGCTGGCCTGCGTCAACGACCCCAACATCGGCAGCGACTTCCTGATCGCCGGCATGGCCAGCGAAGCACCCGAGCTGCGCTTCGAGCGGCGCCTGGAAAACCCGGCGGAGTTCCCCGATGCGCAGGCCGAAGGCGGCTTGAAGGCGATGCTGTTCAGCCGCTCTTGA
- a CDS encoding 3-phosphoshikimate 1-carboxyvinyltransferase, translating to MREQDPFIKGLKERLPDDLRDSFSAEQLDALQVAFGARQWGRHSLDLRGTVKLWRWRYYFVLLAGRNKRDLSRAQQELSLTAKAIGVSVFLLVSLALGLLFLYLLKSALGINLFSGFSLGVWDWFKSG from the coding sequence ATGAGGGAGCAGGATCCTTTCATCAAGGGCCTCAAGGAGCGTCTGCCCGACGACCTCAGGGACTCCTTCAGCGCCGAGCAGCTCGATGCGCTTCAGGTCGCTTTCGGGGCGCGTCAGTGGGGGCGGCATAGTCTGGATCTGCGCGGTACGGTCAAGCTGTGGCGCTGGCGCTATTACTTCGTGCTGCTGGCCGGGCGCAACAAGCGCGACCTCAGTCGGGCCCAGCAGGAGCTGTCGCTGACCGCCAAGGCGATAGGCGTCAGCGTGTTTCTGCTGGTGTCGCTGGCGCTGGGGTTGCTGTTTCTCTATCTGCTCAAGTCGGCCCTGGGTATCAACCTGTTTTCCGGGTTTTCGCTGGGCGTGTGGGACTGGTTCAAGAGCGGCTGA
- the cyoE gene encoding heme o synthase — MMFKQYLLLTKPGIVFGNMISVAGGFFLASKGDIDLMLFLATALGVALVIASGCVFNNYIDRDIDEKMERTKNRVLVKGLVPPTHAIVYACILGIAGVALLYKATNLLAVALVLMGFVVYVGLYSLYLKRNSVYGTLVGSLSGAAPPVVGYCAVSNEFDVGAAILLLIFSLWQMPHSYAIAIFRFNDYQAANIPVLPVIKGIPAAKRSIVLYIAAFLVATLMLTISGYAGYSYFVVAVVSGAYWLWMGVSGYKAVDDKVWARKLFVFSIVTITALSVMMSVDFQATPSQMLMTSVNNICGADNVSGFCAAFAAR, encoded by the coding sequence CTGATGTTCAAGCAATACCTGCTCCTGACCAAGCCGGGCATCGTCTTCGGAAACATGATTTCCGTTGCCGGTGGCTTCTTCCTGGCTTCGAAGGGGGATATCGACCTGATGCTGTTCCTGGCAACAGCGCTCGGCGTCGCTCTGGTCATTGCTTCCGGTTGCGTGTTCAACAACTACATCGATAGGGACATCGATGAAAAGATGGAGCGGACCAAGAACAGGGTGCTGGTAAAAGGCCTGGTTCCGCCGACTCATGCCATCGTTTACGCCTGCATCCTCGGGATTGCAGGCGTTGCCTTGCTCTATAAAGCCACGAACCTGCTTGCTGTCGCCTTGGTCCTGATGGGCTTCGTCGTCTACGTCGGGCTGTACAGCCTGTACCTCAAGCGGAATTCGGTTTATGGAACCCTGGTTGGCAGTCTGTCGGGCGCCGCTCCCCCTGTTGTGGGCTATTGCGCTGTAAGCAACGAGTTCGATGTAGGTGCGGCGATTCTGCTGCTGATCTTCAGCCTCTGGCAGATGCCTCACTCCTACGCGATCGCGATCTTTCGTTTCAATGACTACCAGGCCGCCAACATTCCGGTGTTGCCGGTGATCAAGGGCATTCCTGCTGCCAAGCGCAGCATCGTCCTGTACATCGCCGCGTTCCTGGTCGCCACCCTGATGCTGACCATCAGTGGTTACGCCGGTTACAGCTACTTCGTGGTAGCGGTGGTCAGCGGTGCCTACTGGTTGTGGATGGGGGTGTCGGGCTACAAGGCAGTCGATGACAAGGTCTGGGCACGCAAGCTGTTCGTGTTCTCGATCGTCACCATCACCGCGCTGAGCGTGATGATGTCGGTAGACTTCCAGGCTACGCCGAGCCAGATGCTGATGACCTCGGTCAACAACATCTGCGGTGCGGACAACGTCAGTGGTTTCTGCGCGGCGTTCGCCGCCCGCTAA
- a CDS encoding cytochrome o ubiquinol oxidase subunit IV encodes MAHDHHSAAGASHGSTKDYVVGFVLSVILTVIPFAIVMNPVMSKAATLFTIVAFAVVQIYVHLVYFLHMNTSSEQRWNTVAFAFTILITIIVVALSIWIIWSMHYYMMAN; translated from the coding sequence ATGGCTCATGATCACCACTCTGCCGCCGGCGCGAGCCATGGCAGCACCAAGGATTACGTAGTCGGTTTCGTACTGTCGGTAATCCTCACCGTGATCCCGTTCGCGATCGTGATGAACCCCGTCATGTCGAAAGCGGCCACGCTGTTCACCATCGTCGCTTTCGCGGTCGTGCAGATCTACGTACACCTCGTGTACTTCCTGCACATGAACACCTCGTCCGAGCAGCGTTGGAATACGGTGGCGTTCGCGTTCACCATCCTGATCACCATCATCGTCGTAGCGCTCTCGATCTGGATCATCTGGAGCATGCACTACTACATGATGGCCAACTAA
- the cyoC gene encoding cytochrome o ubiquinol oxidase subunit III: MSSEVISNHAAHADEHEHEHHHDAGEMKVFGFWIYLMTDCILFASIFAGFAVLSTAYAGGPTPKDLIDLKLVLVETFALLFSSITYGMAMLAMYRGDKGKVLSWLAATFLFGVVFISIELYEFHHLIHEGAAPQVSAYWSAFFTLVGTHGLHVSAGLVWMAVMMHQVASRGLTPVTQTRLSCLSLFWHFLDVVWICVFTVVYLMGAL; the protein is encoded by the coding sequence ATGTCTAGTGAAGTGATCAGCAACCACGCTGCTCATGCCGATGAGCATGAGCACGAACATCACCACGACGCGGGTGAGATGAAGGTCTTCGGGTTCTGGATTTACCTGATGACCGACTGCATCCTGTTCGCGAGTATCTTCGCAGGCTTCGCGGTGCTCAGCACCGCGTACGCCGGCGGTCCTACTCCGAAGGATCTGATCGACCTGAAACTCGTTCTGGTCGAAACATTCGCCCTGTTGTTCTCGAGCATCACCTACGGCATGGCCATGCTGGCCATGTACCGTGGCGATAAAGGCAAGGTGCTGTCCTGGCTGGCAGCCACCTTCCTGTTCGGTGTGGTGTTCATCTCGATCGAGCTGTACGAGTTCCATCACCTGATCCACGAAGGTGCCGCTCCGCAGGTCAGTGCTTACTGGTCCGCGTTCTTCACCCTGGTCGGCACCCACGGTCTGCACGTCAGTGCCGGTCTGGTGTGGATGGCGGTGATGATGCATCAGGTCGCCAGCCGCGGCCTGACGCCGGTTACCCAGACCCGCCTGAGCTGCCTGAGCCTGTTCTGGCACTTCCTCGACGTGGTGTGGATCTGCGTGTTTACCGTTGTCTATCTGATGGGGGCTCTGTAA